From a region of the Synechococcus sp. PCC 7502 genome:
- a CDS encoding FHA domain-containing protein → MIICPNCSHENPDGAEYCDSCYTPLPIITISTCPSCGGTVQSDASFCGSCGFNLKSASQSIKNMPEETENTSSLHEEESLPVPNLSEADLNELIEPVAVEPNPRTQLQQLGAFLIHVQTNIKLELPTNLQVIHIGKPNNMIPPDIDVSGFPDSDIVSRVHADIRFEGNAFYFEDTGSSNGTYVNNVALPAGNRHKLRAGDRIALGKGDRVSFIFQES, encoded by the coding sequence ATGATTATTTGCCCTAACTGTTCCCATGAAAATCCAGATGGTGCAGAATATTGTGATTCCTGTTATACGCCTTTACCCATAATTACTATCAGCACTTGTCCAAGTTGTGGTGGTACCGTTCAGTCCGATGCCAGCTTTTGTGGAAGTTGTGGTTTTAACTTAAAATCTGCTAGTCAATCTATTAAAAATATGCCAGAAGAAACTGAAAATACATCCAGCCTCCATGAAGAAGAATCTCTACCAGTTCCTAATTTATCGGAAGCCGATTTAAATGAGTTGATTGAGCCTGTTGCTGTAGAACCTAACCCTCGTACCCAACTTCAGCAATTGGGAGCTTTTTTAATTCATGTGCAAACTAACATCAAGTTAGAACTACCAACTAATTTACAGGTGATTCACATTGGTAAACCCAATAATATGATTCCTCCCGACATTGATGTTTCTGGTTTCCCCGACTCAGATATTGTTTCCCGTGTTCACGCTGACATTAGGTTTGAAGGTAATGCCTTTTATTTTGAAGATACTGGTAGCTCCAATGGTACCTATGTAAATAATGTTGCTTTACCCGCAGGTAACCGCCATAAATTACGCGCAGGCGATCGCATTGCTTTAGGTAAGGGTGATCGAGTTAGCTTTATTTTTCAAGAGTCCTAA
- a CDS encoding VWA domain-containing protein, whose protein sequence is MSVNLSCDFSDRYLDSSLSTSQRQLAITVSVDGSITTSTSPLNLCLVLDHSGSMGGQPLDTVKKAARELIDQMSYTDYISVVGFDHKAKVVVASQTLTNPEAVKDNIQSLRASGGTSIDEGIKLALQELSKAKKNAISQAFVLTDGENEHGSNDRCLQFSQLAAEYGMTLHTLGFGDYWNQDVLEKIADAGGGAMAYIENPSQATSEFHKLLRRVQSVSLTNAHLILKLAPNVRLAELKPIAQVMPETIELDPEKILDTYTVRLGDLMLGNDRTILVNLYINQNINPNPQQNVSIPNTNTFTAVTAQIRYDDPQTQRENILSPEVTADLTLIKDFRPQINPQVQTSMLAVAKYRQTQLAETKLKQGDRTGAVTMLQSAAKTALQMGDHQAATVLQANATTLQSGTDLSEAERKQTRMVSKTILQIPN, encoded by the coding sequence ATGAGTGTAAATCTGTCCTGCGACTTTAGCGATCGCTACCTTGATAGTTCTTTAAGCACCAGCCAACGTCAACTGGCAATTACGGTTTCAGTCGATGGCAGTATTACTACTAGCACTAGTCCACTAAATCTATGCTTAGTTCTAGATCACAGTGGCTCTATGGGCGGACAACCCCTTGATACGGTTAAAAAGGCGGCTAGAGAGCTTATCGATCAAATGAGCTATACAGACTACATCAGCGTCGTGGGATTTGATCACAAAGCCAAAGTAGTAGTAGCTAGTCAAACCTTAACCAATCCTGAAGCCGTTAAGGACAATATTCAATCTCTACGTGCATCGGGTGGTACCAGCATTGATGAAGGAATTAAACTCGCCCTCCAAGAACTGAGCAAGGCAAAGAAAAACGCTATTAGTCAGGCATTTGTCCTCACCGATGGGGAAAATGAGCATGGTAGTAACGATCGCTGTTTGCAGTTTTCCCAACTAGCCGCCGAATATGGCATGACCCTTCATACTCTGGGTTTTGGTGACTATTGGAATCAAGATGTTTTAGAAAAAATTGCCGATGCGGGAGGCGGTGCTATGGCATATATTGAAAACCCCAGTCAAGCCACCTCTGAATTTCATAAACTCTTACGGCGGGTGCAGTCCGTTAGTTTAACCAATGCCCATTTAATTCTTAAACTTGCACCTAATGTACGGCTGGCTGAACTTAAACCGATCGCCCAAGTTATGCCCGAAACCATTGAACTAGACCCCGAAAAAATTTTAGATACCTATACTGTGCGGTTGGGAGACTTAATGTTAGGGAACGATCGCACAATTCTCGTCAACTTGTATATTAACCAAAATATTAACCCTAATCCACAGCAAAATGTCTCAATCCCCAATACCAATACATTTACAGCCGTAACTGCCCAAATTCGCTACGATGATCCGCAAACCCAACGGGAAAATATCCTATCTCCAGAAGTTACAGCCGATCTAACTTTAATTAAAGACTTCCGCCCGCAAATCAATCCCCAAGTGCAGACCAGTATGCTTGCAGTGGCAAAATATCGTCAGACCCAATTAGCAGAAACTAAATTAAAACAGGGCGATCGCACTGGGGCAGTAACAATGCTACAATCAGCAGCAAAAACCGCTTTGCAAATGGGGGATCATCAAGCAGCAACGGTCTTACAAGCCAATGCTACGACTTTACAGTCAGGAACCGATCTCAGTGAAGCAGAACGCAAGCAAACTCGAATGGTGTCCAAAACCATTTTGCAGATACCAAACTAA
- a CDS encoding aspartyl protease family protein — MKTITTGNILNNGNNGAAMGAVRVKVKLTSVFEEGLVSLGSLHPKHLRTYETIGLVDTGALTLVIPPEVADTLGLKIRKQQVARFAIGAQEVVGLTESVLVECQGRTAAIEALVVGDEVLIGQVVLELMDFVVDCKNQQLIPNPQNPDYPVAMIK, encoded by the coding sequence ATGAAAACCATCACCACAGGGAATATTTTAAATAATGGCAATAATGGAGCCGCTATGGGAGCAGTTCGAGTAAAGGTGAAGCTAACAAGTGTTTTTGAGGAAGGATTAGTGAGCCTAGGTTCTTTACATCCTAAACATCTCCGTACCTATGAAACTATAGGACTAGTGGATACGGGTGCCTTAACTCTGGTGATTCCGCCTGAAGTTGCAGATACCCTAGGATTAAAGATACGAAAACAACAGGTTGCTCGCTTTGCCATTGGGGCGCAGGAAGTAGTAGGGTTAACTGAGTCTGTTCTAGTTGAATGTCAGGGTAGAACTGCGGCTATAGAGGCATTAGTAGTTGGCGATGAGGTTTTAATTGGGCAAGTAGTTTTAGAATTGATGGACTTTGTAGTAGATTGCAAAAATCAACAACTGATTCCTAATCCCCAAAATCCTGATTATCCCGTCGCCATGATTAAGTAA
- a CDS encoding aminotransferase class V-fold PLP-dependent enzyme has translation MPNNFLDSQFSSQFNSQLNSQFIKPDGSNREVIRQMGYAFVDLITDEVLANQSQDFVKDASVLKLDIPKVGMDWQDLLLEVRSQVLPRSLNLNNPRYMGHMDSVPLAITIWADALASAINNNMLSSELAPLFTRIEADLMSWFGQLFGLGDCSFGTLTSGGSLANITALLIARNHKLPEIKSDGIKNSINDKLVAFISDAAHTSFDKGMNVIGLGSKNLIRVETNASGQVKPDILEAKIQEQLKLGNIPFLVGAIAGTTITGVVDHIQSVGEIARKYNCWFHVDAAYGGAAILSPKWQHLLSGIEQADSITFNPQKWMWIARTCAMLLVNDRQHLIDGFDHTLPYMADNSLNFGNFNLQGTRRTDSLKLWLALRSLGLDGYAQLIDNSMHKAQALRVWVDNSADLELVCEPTMNIVCIRSLNPDLDNRKLRQQWIDQGKLWLSLPLWQGERILKAVVLHPYAQWD, from the coding sequence ATGCCCAACAATTTTTTAGATTCCCAATTCAGTAGTCAATTTAATAGTCAATTAAACAGCCAATTTATTAAGCCAGATGGTTCCAATCGAGAAGTGATCCGCCAAATGGGTTATGCGTTTGTGGACTTAATTACGGATGAGGTGTTGGCTAATCAGTCCCAAGATTTTGTGAAGGATGCCTCGGTATTAAAATTAGATATTCCCAAGGTGGGTATGGATTGGCAAGATTTGCTCCTAGAAGTGCGATCGCAGGTATTACCCCGTAGTCTTAACCTTAACAATCCCCGTTATATGGGACACATGGATAGCGTACCTTTAGCAATTACGATTTGGGCGGATGCTTTAGCCAGTGCCATTAATAACAATATGCTTAGTAGTGAGTTGGCTCCACTATTTACCCGCATTGAGGCAGATTTAATGTCATGGTTTGGACAGTTATTTGGTTTGGGCGATTGCAGTTTCGGCACATTAACCAGTGGTGGCAGTTTGGCGAATATTACGGCATTGTTAATAGCACGCAATCATAAACTTCCTGAAATTAAATCCGATGGGATTAAGAATAGTATTAATGATAAATTAGTCGCTTTTATTTCCGATGCTGCCCATACTTCCTTTGATAAGGGCATGAACGTGATTGGACTGGGTAGTAAAAATTTGATCAGGGTCGAAACTAATGCTTCAGGACAGGTTAAGCCAGATATTTTAGAGGCAAAGATTCAAGAGCAGTTAAAGTTAGGTAATATTCCTTTTTTGGTCGGGGCGATCGCAGGTACAACGATTACAGGGGTAGTAGATCATATTCAATCAGTTGGAGAAATCGCTCGGAAATATAATTGTTGGTTTCATGTGGATGCCGCCTACGGAGGAGCCGCAATCCTTTCCCCCAAATGGCAACATTTATTATCTGGCATAGAACAAGCAGACTCTATTACCTTTAATCCCCAAAAATGGATGTGGATTGCCCGCACCTGTGCCATGCTCTTGGTTAACGATCGACAGCACTTAATTGATGGCTTTGATCATACACTGCCCTATATGGCGGATAATTCCTTAAATTTTGGTAATTTTAACTTGCAGGGAACAAGGCGCACGGATAGTTTAAAACTCTGGCTGGCGTTGCGATCGCTAGGTTTAGATGGTTACGCTCAACTTATAGATAACTCCATGCACAAAGCTCAGGCATTAAGAGTGTGGGTTGATAATTCTGCTGATTTGGAACTAGTTTGTGAACCGACGATGAATATTGTCTGTATACGATCGCTTAATCCCGATCTAGATAATAGGAAACTCCGCCAACAATGGATTGATCAGGGTAAGTTATGGTTATCTTTACCACTATGGCAGGGAGAACGCATTCTTAAAGCTGTAGTTCTGCATCCCTATGCTCAGTGGGATTAA